A window of Gemmatimonadota bacterium contains these coding sequences:
- a CDS encoding M28 family peptidase: GYRVDELSFSFSAWPGRFGLPAVGLLYLAGIMAATVLLLGGRGAAALVPLGALVPALLLAAILGRYFIARLPWGRIRTANWLIYRPGSRPRYLVMAHRDSKAQPVSLWVRAAVTLAAALAAAALFLSALLTVIDPAWGRSPVTLGAAGMGALAALGMLLSWAGNSSPGALDNASGLAALLGLARRERAHGDTGFLITDGEELGLAGARALAGRLPPVFGVLNLDGLDDAGDFAIIERYGWPRRGLAPHLSAALLEAAASLGLPAARRPLPVGILVDHIPLMDAGTAAVTIMRGSARSLRRVHRPADRAERMSGAGAAAAVALVAAALQLLREQRSVA, encoded by the coding sequence CGGTTACCGCGTGGACGAGCTGAGCTTCAGCTTTTCCGCCTGGCCTGGCCGGTTCGGGCTTCCGGCCGTGGGCCTCCTGTACCTGGCCGGGATCATGGCAGCAACCGTGCTTCTCCTGGGCGGCCGCGGCGCGGCGGCCTTGGTTCCGCTGGGCGCTCTCGTCCCGGCACTCCTCCTGGCTGCCATCCTGGGGCGATACTTCATTGCCCGGCTGCCCTGGGGGCGGATCCGGACGGCTAACTGGCTGATCTACCGGCCGGGCTCGAGGCCGCGTTACCTGGTCATGGCGCACCGGGACAGCAAGGCCCAGCCCGTCTCCCTCTGGGTGCGAGCCGCCGTCACTCTTGCCGCGGCATTGGCTGCCGCGGCCCTCTTCCTTTCCGCACTGCTCACGGTGATCGACCCGGCCTGGGGCCGCAGCCCCGTAACCCTCGGCGCAGCCGGGATGGGCGCGCTCGCCGCGCTGGGGATGCTCCTGAGCTGGGCAGGGAACAGCTCGCCTGGCGCACTCGATAATGCGTCCGGCCTGGCTGCGCTCCTGGGGCTGGCCCGCCGGGAGCGGGCGCACGGTGACACCGGCTTCCTCATCACGGACGGTGAGGAGCTGGGGCTGGCGGGGGCGCGGGCACTGGCCGGCCGGCTGCCCCCCGTCTTCGGCGTGCTCAACCTGGACGGCCTGGATGACGCGGGGGACTTTGCCATCATCGAGAGGTACGGCTGGCCGCGGCGCGGACTGGCGCCCCATCTGAGCGCAGCCCTGCTCGAGGCCGCCGCCAGCCTGGGCCTGCCCGCCGCGCGCCGGCCGCTCCCCGTCGGCATCCTGGTGGACCATATCCCGCTCATGGACGCGGGAACCGCGGCCGTGACGATCATGCGCGGCTCCGCCCGCTCGCTGCGCCGCGTGCACCGCCCGGCAGACCGCGCCGAGCGCATGAGCGGCGCCGGCGCGGCCGCAGCCGTGGCGCTGGTGGCCGCCGCCCTGCAGCTCCTGCGCGAGCAGCGCTCGGTGGCTTGA